The following proteins are co-located in the Trichormus variabilis 0441 genome:
- a CDS encoding acyl carrier protein, which produces MKTIQPCSVEDIQSWLIDQFAQQLDVEPDDIDMEESFDNYDLDSSKALILLGRLEKWLGKDLNPVLIFNYPTITELANRLGELYL; this is translated from the coding sequence ATGAAAACTATTCAACCCTGCTCTGTAGAAGATATTCAAAGTTGGTTAATCGATCAGTTTGCTCAACAACTCGATGTTGAGCCAGATGATATTGATATGGAAGAATCATTTGATAATTATGATCTAGATTCTAGTAAAGCTTTAATTTTACTAGGTCGATTAGAAAAATGGTTAGGTAAAGATTTGAATCCCGTTTTAATTTTTAACTACCCAACTATTACTGAATTAGCTAACCGCTTGGGAGAACTATATCTTTAA